From Oreochromis aureus strain Israel breed Guangdong linkage group 4, ZZ_aureus, whole genome shotgun sequence, a single genomic window includes:
- the si:dkey-282h22.5 gene encoding uncharacterized protein si:dkey-282h22.5 isoform X2: MRTTRMKLALIMLCMISACGAQKSKQETSRWEPKVQTSAKTCSNLTQVLDNWKFAIVTQVKDLLINDHASVLPEYNRIQPLSDALGDLYRQFNTLKDELGKFTTKLDRMEAFVDELKDGRYALPQRPVHRLQPSFGLRSPLRAQMRGPERRIITSPTLRRARRRGP; the protein is encoded by the exons ATGAGAACGACGAGGATGAAGTTGGCTCTCATTATGCTGTGCATGATCTCAGCGTGTGGAGCTCAGAAATCCAAACAGGAGACATCACGCTGGGAACCTAAAG TACAGACTAGTGCCAAGACTTGCTCAAACCTGACTCAGGTGCTGGACAACTGGAAATTTGCTATTGTGACCCAAGTGAAAGACTTGCTGATCAATGACCACGCTTCAGTCCTTCCTGAATATAACAG GATCCAACCTCTTTCAGATGCTCTGGGAGACCTCTACCGGCAGTTTAACACTCTAAAGGATGAGCTGGGAAAGTTTACTACAAAGCTCGACAGAATGGAGGCTTTCGTGGATGAGCTCAAGGACGGCAGATACGCCCTGCCTCAGCGGCCCGTACATAGGCTCCAACCCAGCTTTGGTCTTAGGTCTCCTCTGCGTGCACAGATGAGGGGTCCTGAAAGGAGGATAATCACTAGCCCAACACTGAGAAGGGCAAGGAGGAGAGGACCGTAG
- the si:dkey-282h22.5 gene encoding uncharacterized protein si:dkey-282h22.5 isoform X1: MRTTRMKLALIMLCMISACGAQKSKQETSRWEPKAVQTSAKTCSNLTQVLDNWKFAIVTQVKDLLINDHASVLPEYNRIQPLSDALGDLYRQFNTLKDELGKFTTKLDRMEAFVDELKDGRYALPQRPVHRLQPSFGLRSPLRAQMRGPERRIITSPTLRRARRRGP, translated from the exons ATGAGAACGACGAGGATGAAGTTGGCTCTCATTATGCTGTGCATGATCTCAGCGTGTGGAGCTCAGAAATCCAAACAGGAGACATCACGCTGGGAACCTAAAG CAGTACAGACTAGTGCCAAGACTTGCTCAAACCTGACTCAGGTGCTGGACAACTGGAAATTTGCTATTGTGACCCAAGTGAAAGACTTGCTGATCAATGACCACGCTTCAGTCCTTCCTGAATATAACAG GATCCAACCTCTTTCAGATGCTCTGGGAGACCTCTACCGGCAGTTTAACACTCTAAAGGATGAGCTGGGAAAGTTTACTACAAAGCTCGACAGAATGGAGGCTTTCGTGGATGAGCTCAAGGACGGCAGATACGCCCTGCCTCAGCGGCCCGTACATAGGCTCCAACCCAGCTTTGGTCTTAGGTCTCCTCTGCGTGCACAGATGAGGGGTCCTGAAAGGAGGATAATCACTAGCCCAACACTGAGAAGGGCAAGGAGGAGAGGACCGTAG
- the LOC116325212 gene encoding tetraspanin-10 yields MRRFLPTKRFPWPWLRRDATPNETSPLLPKAGSTKNNAEELALVTTDFQAGTNSGQEHNSPTDARIHPCYGYSFMDYFLKYFLIMCNLLFTVLGLLILALGVWGLISKESFAQEKISSIGTDPMLVVLSVGFLLTALCLSGCVGALRENRCLLKLFSATVLVLIAAQVIVAIVAHTLQDQIEGNLRSGMLVAMARYQDDLDLRFITDEIQSNLQCCGVDNYRDWEINIYYNCSAPGVLACGVPATCCVDPLENGTVWNSQCGVGAQLLDEFTAQSVIFLGGCLGEIFRWIEHHEGLIGIIVTVVFGVQILILFITIRLLERINRHKV; encoded by the exons ATGAGGAGATTTTTGCCAACAAAAAGATTCCCTTGGCCATGGCTGAGACGAGATGCTACTCCGAATGAGACCAGTCCACTCTTACCAAAG GCAGGATCTACAAAAAACAATGCCGAGGAGCTTGCCTTGGTCACTACTGATTTTCAAGCAGGGACGAACAGTGGACAGGAACACAACAGTCCCACAGATGCAAGGATCCATCCCTGTTACGGTTATTCTTTCATGGACTATTTCCTAAAATACTTTCTGATCATGTGCAATCTGTTGTTCACAGTTCTGGGCCTGCTGATTCTTGCTCTGGGGGTTTGGGGTCTCATTAGCAAGGAATCCTTTGCTCAGGAGAAGATCAGCAGTATTGGCACTGACCCAATGCTGGTAGTTCTGAGCGTGGGCTTTCTGCTCACTGCGCTGTGCCTGTCAGGCTGCGTGGGTGCCCTAAGAGAGAATCGCTGCTTGCTGAAGCTGTTCTCAGCCACGGTGCTGGTGCTCATCGCAGCTCAAGTCATCGTCGCCATTGTGGCCCATACTCTACAAGATCAGATTGAAGGTAACTTGCGATCCGGGATGTTAGTTGCCATGGCACGGTACCAAGATGATCTGGATCTGAGGTTCATCACAGACGAGATTCAGTCAAATCTGCAGTGCTGTGGGGTGGACAACTACAGAGACTGGGAGATTAACAT ATATTACAACTGCTCAGCTCCAGGAGTGCTGGCCTGCGGCGTCCCTGCAACATGCTGCGTGGATCCATTGGAGAACGGCACAGTGTGGAACTCTCAGTGTGGTGTCGGAGCCCAATTACTGGATGAGTTTACTGCTCAGAGTGTGATCTTCCTGGGAGGTTGTCTGGGGGAAATCTTTCGATGGATCGAGCACCATGAGGGCCTGATAGGAATAATTGTGACTGTCGTGTTTGGGGTCCAGATTCTGATATTATTTATTACCATACGACTGCTGGAACGCATCAATCGTCATAAAGTATAG
- the LOC116325213 gene encoding retinal cone rhodopsin-sensitive cGMP 3',5'-cyclic phosphodiesterase subunit gamma-like — protein sequence MNLEVAKPEGKTGNKAPLRATAPGSPCKSAPKFKQRNTRQFKSKPPKRGVIGFGEEIPGMEGLGTDITVICPWEAYSHLELHELAQYGII from the exons ATGAATTTGGAGGTGGCCAAACCCGAAGGAAAGACTGGGAACAAAGCTCCCCTCAGAGCCACGGCCCCCGGCTCCCCATGCAAGTCTGCACCCAAGTTCAAACAGAGGAACACGCGGCAGTTCAAGAGCAAGCCTCCCAAAAGAGGAGTGATTGG CTTTGGAGAGGAGATCCCAGGAATGGAAGGTCTTGGAACTG acATCACTGTAATCTGCCCATGGGAGGCTTACAGCCATCTAGAGCTACATGAGCTTGCCCAGTATGGCATCATCTGA
- the ccdc137 gene encoding coiled-coil domain-containing protein 137, with product MGKNKKNKVPDSGKQVVKPGQRQSNTKLQRDGKPKKAKEVDHIEHIPFKLREIMKAKDRMKTGSLKVKKPKKDKSECFLDGDIPVPHFKRGKQESVKAYVQRMERETKHVMFLSKNQVDRKPEMDASEQERPAHCRSDKKKEYGKMKLQKLQQKKVNKQEDMMEEQMFVDDVPFGEVTMAPPSLSAKPRKAEVKSQKASKELLLNSLLGHTAVSTTKPSMAKQRIMEEERERAVEAYRQLKKQKQQQYEARTASMRKLKSLH from the exons ATGGGGaagaataagaaaaataaagtgcCCGATTCGGGGAAACAAGTGGTAAAACCTGGACAACGTCAAAG TAATACCAAGCTCCAGAGAGATGGTAAACCCAAGAAAGCCAAAGAGGTGGACCACATTGAACACATCCCCTTCAAACTACGAGAAATAATGAAGGCCAAGGACAGAATGAAAACTGGGTCCCTAAAAGTCAAAAAGCCGAAAAagg ATAAATCCGAGTGTTTTCTAGATGGAGACATACCTGTCCCACATTTCAAGAGGGGTAAACAGGAAAGCGTGAAAGCTTACGTGCAGCGGATGGAGCGTGAGACAAAACATGTCATGTTCCTCTCCAAGAACCAAGTAGACAGAAAGCCTGAAATGGATGCAAGCGAACAAGAGAGGCCTGCACACTGCAGATCTGACAAAAAGAAGGA gtATGGTAAAATGAAGCTACAGAAGCTACAGCAGAAAAAGGTGAACAAACAAGAGGACATGATGGAAGAACAGATGTTTGTAG ATGATGTTCCTTTTGGTGAAGTTACAATGGCCCCTCCATCTTTGAGTGCCAAACCAAGGAAAGCTGAAGTCAAATCTCAG AAAGCATCAAAGGAGCTGCTCCTAAACTCACTTCTTGGCCATACTGCAGTCTCCACTACAAAGCCCTCCATGGCCAAACAGAGAATCATGGAGGAGGAGCGGGAACGAGCAGTGGAGGCATACCGTCAGcttaagaaacagaaacagcagcagtaCGAAGCTAGGACTGCAAGCATGAGAAAACTCAAAAGCCTTCATTGA